From Variimorphobacter saccharofermentans, one genomic window encodes:
- the hydG gene encoding [FeFe] hydrogenase H-cluster radical SAM maturase HydG, which produces MYNVKSKKAEEFINHEEILETLEYADNNKNNRELINQILEKAAQMKGISHREASVLLACELDDVKERMYQLAMEIKERFYGNRIVMFAPLYLSNYCVNGCVYCPYHYVNKHITRKKLTQEEIRREVIALQDMGHKRLALEAGEDPVNNPIEYILESIKTIYSIQHKNGSIRRVNVNIAATTVENYRKLKEAGIGTYILFQETYHKEAYEELHPTGPKHNYAYHTEAMDRAMEGGIDDVGLGVLFGLNRYRYDFAGLLMHAEHLEAAMGVGPHTISVPRIRPADDIDASSFKNSISDDIFEKIVAILRIAVPYTGIIISTRESQKTRERVLKLGVSQISGGSRTSVGGYAEAEPEEENSAQFDVEDTRTLDEVVNWLITSGYIPSFCTACYREGRTGDRFMSLVKSGQIANCCQPNALMTLKEYLEDYASKDTKEKGEALIEEELKKIPNPKVLSIAKDNLVKISEGKRDFRF; this is translated from the coding sequence ATGTATAATGTGAAATCAAAAAAAGCAGAAGAATTTATTAATCATGAGGAAATACTGGAGACCTTAGAATACGCTGATAATAATAAAAACAATAGAGAGCTGATTAACCAGATACTAGAGAAAGCGGCTCAGATGAAAGGTATTTCCCATAGGGAGGCCTCTGTATTACTGGCGTGTGAGCTGGACGATGTAAAAGAAAGAATGTATCAGCTGGCTATGGAAATCAAAGAACGTTTTTATGGAAATCGAATTGTTATGTTTGCTCCGTTATACTTATCCAATTACTGTGTAAATGGATGTGTATACTGTCCCTATCATTATGTCAACAAGCATATTACAAGAAAGAAGCTAACACAGGAGGAAATACGCAGGGAAGTAATCGCGCTTCAGGATATGGGACACAAGCGACTGGCTCTGGAGGCAGGAGAGGACCCGGTAAATAATCCTATAGAGTACATTTTAGAGAGCATTAAAACCATATATTCCATTCAACATAAAAACGGTTCCATACGAAGAGTGAATGTGAATATTGCGGCTACCACTGTGGAGAATTACCGCAAGCTTAAAGAAGCCGGAATAGGTACTTATATTCTATTCCAGGAGACCTATCATAAGGAAGCCTATGAGGAATTACATCCAACCGGACCGAAGCATAATTATGCTTATCACACAGAGGCTATGGACAGAGCCATGGAGGGTGGTATTGATGATGTAGGTCTTGGTGTACTGTTTGGTCTTAATCGTTATCGTTATGATTTCGCCGGTTTATTAATGCATGCCGAGCATCTTGAAGCAGCAATGGGTGTGGGACCTCATACGATAAGCGTACCCAGAATTCGACCGGCTGATGATATAGATGCCTCAAGCTTTAAAAATTCCATTTCCGATGATATATTTGAGAAAATTGTAGCGATTCTTCGTATCGCTGTCCCTTATACAGGTATTATTATTTCCACCAGAGAATCACAAAAGACCAGAGAGAGGGTATTAAAGCTTGGTGTATCACAGATCAGCGGTGGATCCAGAACAAGTGTGGGAGGTTATGCTGAGGCTGAACCGGAGGAGGAAAATTCTGCACAGTTTGATGTGGAGGATACCAGAACATTGGATGAAGTGGTAAACTGGCTCATTACTTCTGGTTACATTCCGAGCTTCTGTACTGCCTGCTACCGGGAGGGAAGAACCGGAGATCGCTTCATGTCATTAGTGAAGTCCGGACAGATCGCAAACTGTTGTCAGCCCAATGCTTTAATGACACTTAAGGAATATCTGGAGGATTATGCTTCCAAGGATACGAAAGAAAAAGGAGAAGCCTTAATCGAAGAAGAACTTAAGAAGATACCAAATCCAAAGGTTCTTTCCATTGCTAAGGATAACTTAGTAAAAATATCGGAGGGCAAGAGAGATTTCCGCTTCTAA
- the hydF gene encoding [FeFe] hydrogenase H-cluster maturation GTPase HydF, with product MSLNDTPRASQLHIGIFGRRNSGKSTLINALTGHNTALVSEVAGTTTDPVYKTIEIHGIGPCVLIDTAGFDDMGYLGEMRVEKTKNAMKKTDVAIIVCSDEDVSQEVEWALEFKKRKTPVVLVINKIDQISNTDKIRNKLWDALKDEPIKISAISKLGVERIREEIIRKLPEDYDARSITGDLVQQGDTVLLVMPQDIQAPKGRLILPQVQTLRELLDKKCIVLSSTADQYEEALSSLSKPPKLIITDSQVFPLVYEKKPAESMITSFSVLFASYKGDVDYFVKSVYALELLTEKSKVLIAEACTHVPLNEDIGREKLPRMLRKKVGEGLTIVNVSGNDFPTDLSDYDLVIQCGACMFNRKYVISRVEQARKQKVPMTNYGIVIAYLTNILDKITIV from the coding sequence ATGAGTTTAAACGACACACCCCGTGCTAGTCAACTGCATATTGGCATCTTCGGAAGGCGTAACAGTGGAAAATCAACCTTAATCAATGCGCTTACCGGTCATAATACCGCGTTGGTATCAGAGGTAGCCGGGACCACAACGGATCCTGTATACAAAACCATTGAAATACATGGCATTGGACCCTGTGTATTAATCGATACCGCCGGGTTTGACGATATGGGTTATCTCGGTGAAATGAGAGTGGAAAAAACCAAAAATGCCATGAAGAAAACGGATGTTGCCATTATCGTATGCAGTGATGAGGATGTAAGCCAGGAAGTAGAGTGGGCATTAGAATTCAAGAAACGTAAAACTCCGGTGGTTTTGGTCATTAATAAGATTGATCAAATAAGCAATACGGATAAAATCCGGAATAAATTATGGGATGCTCTTAAGGATGAACCAATTAAAATCAGTGCAATATCAAAGCTGGGAGTCGAAAGAATACGAGAGGAAATCATCCGCAAGCTTCCGGAAGACTATGATGCAAGGAGTATTACGGGAGATTTAGTTCAGCAAGGGGATACCGTTCTGTTAGTTATGCCTCAGGATATTCAGGCACCGAAAGGCAGACTGATTCTGCCCCAGGTTCAGACCCTGCGAGAACTCCTGGATAAAAAATGTATTGTACTGAGCAGTACAGCGGATCAATATGAGGAGGCACTTTCAAGCTTATCCAAACCACCGAAGCTTATCATCACAGATTCACAGGTATTCCCGTTGGTATACGAGAAAAAGCCCGCTGAAAGTATGATTACATCCTTTTCTGTGTTGTTTGCAAGCTACAAAGGAGATGTGGACTACTTTGTAAAAAGTGTGTATGCATTGGAATTATTAACGGAGAAATCCAAAGTCTTAATTGCTGAGGCTTGTACCCATGTTCCACTGAATGAGGATATTGGAAGGGAAAAGCTTCCCAGAATGCTTCGAAAGAAGGTAGGAGAGGGATTAACCATTGTGAATGTCAGTGGTAATGATTTCCCGACGGATCTTTCAGACTATGATCTGGTAATCCAATGCGGGGCCTGTATGTTTAATCGTAAATATGTGATCAGCAGAGTGGAGCAGGCAAGAAAGCAGAAGGTCCCCATGACCAATTATGGCATCGTAATCGCCTACTTAACGAATATACTTGATAAAATAACAATAGTATAA
- a CDS encoding WG repeat-containing protein → MKKSLIFLLVLLSLFLMGCSKKTDVTTSNIDRESSISPTALPVVSVIPTPTAEPTPEVTPKPVDGEELYTIFEDIDGMRKYGYINSFGDIVIPPVYYRASDFHDGIAIVYGEDYNCFAIDTYNNKIFQDCFDMRDFHQGLAAFSTHVNEDLRYGYINTSGEVVIEPQFLNATDFNENLTAYVSTGESTYAMIDTEGNILEQYEIDEKYKYPRLVDGYLIYENDDTHFGVISLSEGPILPDIYTEVIYLGNDLFGVKDPSLEYYETMSAPVAIMNNKGEQLTDYKLYDISSFYGDYASATDSTYTYFIDKNGEEVTSLPKFEGRGTLTLLGDVIKAEIDNDLIYQKTDGTLLWKNSTTRTLSNGITIKNMKYKSNKYALVYYPQFENMKDATVQQKINDELKRLFVDVRADYKEDDMVSIDDHNTVSFISDLLIVERTGYDYYFGAAHGMPVLDYYFIDSNTGEFYDLSDLFLPDSEYRKRLTELINTQIADQSNSEDSMYLVDGIETLSEQQCFKITEDSIIIYFYPYEIAAYAAGFPEFPIPFEEIDDLIDKDGAFWKCFH, encoded by the coding sequence TTGAAAAAATCATTAATTTTCTTACTCGTATTATTATCTTTATTCCTAATGGGATGCTCTAAAAAAACGGATGTTACAACATCGAATATTGACAGGGAGTCTTCCATCTCACCCACAGCCTTGCCAGTTGTGTCCGTTATTCCAACCCCTACTGCTGAACCAACTCCAGAGGTTACACCAAAGCCAGTAGATGGTGAGGAATTATATACAATATTTGAAGATATTGATGGAATGCGCAAATACGGATATATTAATTCTTTCGGTGATATAGTCATTCCGCCTGTCTATTACAGAGCGTCAGATTTTCATGATGGAATTGCTATTGTGTATGGTGAAGACTATAATTGCTTTGCTATTGATACATACAATAACAAAATATTTCAGGATTGTTTTGATATGAGAGATTTTCATCAGGGGCTGGCGGCATTTAGTACCCATGTCAATGAAGATTTACGATATGGATACATCAACACTTCGGGTGAAGTCGTAATTGAACCCCAGTTTCTCAATGCCACTGATTTTAATGAGAATCTTACTGCGTATGTATCCACAGGAGAATCAACCTATGCAATGATTGATACGGAGGGAAATATCCTAGAGCAATATGAGATTGATGAAAAATATAAATATCCCAGATTAGTAGATGGCTATCTTATTTATGAAAATGATGATACTCACTTTGGAGTTATCTCATTAAGCGAAGGACCTATTCTCCCTGATATTTATACAGAAGTGATATATCTTGGTAATGACCTCTTCGGAGTGAAGGATCCTTCCCTCGAATATTATGAGACCATGTCTGCTCCCGTAGCAATAATGAATAATAAGGGTGAACAGCTGACTGATTACAAACTATATGATATTAGTTCCTTCTATGGAGATTATGCTTCTGCTACAGACAGCACTTATACTTACTTTATTGATAAGAACGGGGAAGAGGTGACTTCCTTACCGAAGTTTGAAGGAAGAGGCACATTAACCTTACTGGGTGATGTGATAAAAGCGGAGATCGATAATGATCTTATATACCAGAAAACAGATGGAACCCTTTTATGGAAGAATAGTACTACACGTACTCTTTCAAATGGTATCACTATTAAGAACATGAAGTATAAATCAAATAAATACGCTTTAGTATATTATCCGCAATTTGAGAATATGAAAGATGCCACCGTTCAACAGAAGATCAATGACGAACTAAAAAGGCTATTTGTTGATGTTCGTGCAGACTATAAAGAGGATGACATGGTATCTATAGACGATCACAATACAGTCAGCTTTATATCGGATCTTCTTATTGTGGAACGGACCGGTTATGACTATTACTTCGGTGCAGCTCATGGGATGCCAGTCCTTGATTATTACTTTATTGATAGTAATACCGGCGAATTCTATGACCTGAGCGATTTATTCCTGCCGGACAGTGAATATAGGAAAAGGCTTACTGAGCTAATCAATACCCAGATTGCAGATCAATCCAATTCCGAGGATTCTATGTATTTAGTGGATGGAATTGAGACCCTTTCAGAACAACAGTGTTTTAAGATTACAGAGGATTCCATAATTATTTATTTCTATCCCTATGAGATTGCTGCTTATGCAGCTGGTTTCCCTGAATTTCCGATTCCCTTTGAGGAAATTGATGATCTCATCGATAAAGATGGAGCCTTTTGGAAATGCTTTCACTGA
- the hydE gene encoding [FeFe] hydrogenase H-cluster radical SAM maturase HydE — protein sequence MSNIRELIRQLEEERILTKEEFVDLLGNLTAEDEIVLKERANLTSRRYFDNKVYTRGLIEFTNYCKNDCYYCGIRRSNRAVERYKLTMENILDCCREGHKLGFRTFVLQGGEDGRISDDEIITIIHKIKEEFPDCALTLSIGEKSYDSYLSYYKAGCDRYLLRHETANEEHYRKLHPDNLSLENRKQCLRNLKEIGYQVGAGFMVGSPYQTLEHIAEDLLFLKDLSPHMVGIGPFIPHHETPFANQAKGTLEQTLILISVIRLMLPNVLLPATTALGTIHPNGREMGILAGANVVMPNLSPTNVRKKYELYDNKICTGDEAAECRFCLERRMKKIGYELAVDRGDFQPI from the coding sequence ATGTCGAATATAAGAGAGTTAATCAGACAATTAGAGGAAGAGAGAATTCTAACCAAAGAGGAGTTCGTTGACCTGCTTGGGAATCTTACTGCTGAAGATGAGATAGTACTGAAGGAGCGAGCAAATCTAACTTCAAGAAGATACTTTGATAATAAGGTCTATACTAGGGGCTTAATTGAATTTACCAACTACTGTAAAAATGATTGTTATTATTGTGGAATTCGCAGAAGCAACCGAGCGGTAGAGCGTTATAAATTGACCATGGAGAACATTCTGGACTGTTGTAGAGAGGGACACAAATTAGGCTTTCGTACCTTTGTACTACAGGGAGGAGAAGACGGAAGAATTTCGGATGATGAGATTATCACAATCATACACAAGATTAAAGAGGAGTTCCCGGACTGTGCTTTAACCTTATCCATTGGTGAAAAGAGCTACGACAGCTATTTGAGCTATTACAAAGCGGGCTGTGACCGGTATTTGCTACGTCATGAGACGGCGAATGAAGAACATTATCGTAAGCTGCACCCGGATAATTTATCTCTGGAAAATCGAAAGCAGTGTCTAAGAAATTTAAAAGAAATTGGTTATCAGGTTGGCGCAGGCTTCATGGTAGGTTCACCTTATCAGACCTTGGAACATATTGCAGAGGACCTGCTTTTTCTGAAGGATCTCTCGCCTCATATGGTTGGAATTGGACCCTTTATACCGCACCATGAGACGCCATTTGCCAATCAGGCAAAAGGAACCTTAGAGCAAACCTTAATCCTAATTAGTGTGATCCGGCTTATGCTTCCCAATGTATTGCTACCAGCTACGACTGCTCTAGGCACGATACATCCCAATGGCAGGGAGATGGGTATACTTGCCGGAGCCAATGTGGTTATGCCCAATCTTTCGCCAACCAATGTAAGAAAGAAATACGAACTGTATGATAATAAAATATGTACCGGAGACGAGGCTGCTGAATGCAGATTCTGTCTGGAAAGAAGAATGAAGAAAATCGGCTATGAGCTAGCAGTGGATAGAGGAGACTTCCAACCAATCTAG